A genomic stretch from Acidobacteriota bacterium includes:
- a CDS encoding transporter substrate-binding domain-containing protein, with the protein MKRILLLMAVFVLAAGGAGICRGQAGRATERGARPASTGGEEAGKRRVRFGVYENRPKIYTDDAGKGAGIFGEVLEAIARQEGWNLVAIRCDWDRCLDELRDGRIDLMPDVAISDEREREFDFHSEEVLSSWSTLYARKGARIRSIPDLDGRRIAVLSGSVQKTALERLLKGFGFQAEFIEADSFAEAYRLTSGGSADAVASNQYFGDYYHGRYRLEKTPIVFHPVSLYYAARAGAGGNLLEAIDRNLRRMKAEPRSAYYRALERWMERPPRVVVPRYLFWIVGGIAALLAAALALLLLFRRQLRLRTRHLAESNDKLRDSEAKFRDLFHNHSAVKLLIDPSDGAIVEANRAAERFYGWTAAQLCGMRIGEISTLSPEQIREEMDRFRDRERAHFESRHRLADGSIRDVAVFGSGIEIRGRRLLHTIVHDITERRRLESHLRQAQKMEAVGRLAGGVAHDYNNMLGVILGYAEMGMEQVEPGGPPEECFGEILKAAGHSAEITRQLLAFARVQTVSPKSLDLDGAVESSLNMLRRLIGEQIELEWVPAAGLWPVRIDPGQLSQVLVNLCVNARDAIADVGRIVIQTENAVVDQTLADGNEGMRAGEYVLLSVSDDGCGMDAETLEHLFEPFFSTKELGRGLGLGLATVYGIVKQNGGYLHVQSDKGKGTTLRVYFPRHAAAPDAQLPGEPVETPAGRGETLLLVEDDASVRGMARRMLEKLGYRVLEAASPAEATATADAQAGAIDLVITDVVMPAMNGRDLARALRARHAGLRVLFMSGHSAEAVPGAPEAPPSPFLQKPFSMKDLAAGVRSALAAPEGAWTV; encoded by the coding sequence ATGAAGCGAATCCTCCTGCTGATGGCGGTGTTTGTGCTGGCGGCCGGAGGCGCCGGAATCTGCCGGGGCCAGGCGGGCCGCGCCACGGAGCGCGGGGCCAGGCCGGCGAGCACGGGGGGGGAAGAAGCCGGGAAGCGACGGGTGCGTTTCGGCGTCTACGAGAACCGGCCGAAGATCTACACCGATGACGCGGGAAAGGGCGCGGGCATCTTCGGCGAAGTCCTCGAGGCGATAGCGCGGCAGGAAGGGTGGAACCTCGTTGCGATCCGCTGCGACTGGGACCGGTGCCTCGACGAGCTGCGGGACGGGCGCATCGACCTCATGCCCGACGTCGCCATCTCGGACGAGCGGGAGAGGGAGTTTGACTTCCACAGCGAGGAGGTCCTCAGCAGCTGGTCGACCCTTTACGCCCGCAAGGGCGCCCGGATCCGAAGCATTCCCGACCTGGACGGCCGGCGCATCGCCGTGCTCTCCGGCTCCGTCCAGAAGACGGCGCTCGAACGGCTGCTGAAAGGTTTCGGATTCCAGGCCGAGTTCATCGAGGCGGATTCGTTCGCCGAGGCGTACCGCCTGACGAGCGGGGGAAGCGCCGACGCGGTCGCGTCGAACCAGTATTTCGGCGACTATTATCACGGGCGGTACCGGCTGGAAAAGACTCCGATCGTTTTCCACCCGGTGTCGCTCTACTACGCCGCCCGCGCCGGGGCGGGCGGCAACCTGCTCGAGGCGATCGACCGGAACCTGCGGAGGATGAAGGCAGAGCCCCGGTCGGCCTACTACCGGGCTCTCGAGCGCTGGATGGAGCGGCCTCCCCGGGTCGTCGTTCCCCGGTACCTCTTCTGGATCGTGGGGGGGATCGCCGCCCTCCTGGCGGCGGCGCTCGCGTTGCTGCTGCTCTTCCGCCGGCAGCTGCGCCTCCGGACGCGGCACCTGGCCGAGAGCAACGATAAACTGCGCGACAGCGAGGCCAAGTTCCGGGATCTCTTCCATAACCATTCGGCGGTGAAGCTCCTCATCGATCCCTCCGACGGCGCCATCGTCGAAGCCAACCGGGCGGCCGAGCGGTTTTACGGGTGGACCGCCGCCCAGCTCTGCGGAATGAGGATCGGGGAGATCAGCACCCTCTCCCCCGAACAGATCCGGGAGGAAATGGACCGGTTCCGGGATAGGGAGCGGGCGCATTTCGAGTCCCGCCACCGGCTGGCCGACGGGTCGATCCGGGATGTCGCCGTCTTCGGCAGCGGCATCGAGATCCGGGGAAGGAGGCTGCTCCACACAATCGTCCACGACATCACCGAGCGCCGCCGGCTCGAAAGCCACCTCCGCCAGGCCCAGAAGATGGAGGCGGTCGGCCGCCTGGCGGGAGGGGTGGCGCACGACTACAACAACATGCTCGGCGTGATCCTGGGGTACGCGGAGATGGGCATGGAGCAGGTGGAACCGGGCGGCCCGCCGGAGGAATGCTTCGGCGAAATCCTGAAGGCGGCGGGTCATTCCGCTGAGATCACCCGGCAGCTGCTGGCCTTCGCCCGGGTCCAGACCGTGAGCCCCAAAAGCCTGGACCTCGACGGCGCGGTGGAATCAAGCCTCAACATGCTGCGGCGCCTGATCGGGGAGCAGATCGAGTTGGAGTGGGTTCCGGCCGCGGGGCTCTGGCCGGTCAGGATCGATCCGGGGCAGCTGAGCCAGGTCCTGGTCAACCTCTGCGTCAACGCGCGCGACGCCATCGCCGATGTCGGGCGGATCGTCATCCAAACGGAAAACGCCGTTGTCGACCAAACCCTTGCCGACGGGAACGAAGGCATGCGGGCGGGCGAGTATGTCCTCCTGTCGGTCAGCGACGACGGCTGCGGCATGGACGCCGAAACGCTCGAACATCTTTTCGAGCCCTTCTTCTCCACCAAGGAGCTGGGCAGGGGATTGGGGCTGGGCTTGGCCACCGTCTACGGCATCGTCAAGCAGAACGGCGGGTACCTTCACGTCCAGAGCGATAAGGGGAAGGGGACGACGCTGAGGGTCTATTTCCCCCGGCACGCTGCGGCGCCCGATGCGCAACTGCCCGGGGAGCCGGTGGAGACCCCCGCGGGGCGGGGCGAAACCCTGCTCCTGGTCGAGGACGACGCTTCGGTCCGTGGGATGGCCCGCCGCATGCTCGAAAAGCTCGGTTACAGGGTGCTCGAGGCGGCTTCGCCCGCCGAGGCGACGGCGACGGCCGACGCCCAAGCCGGCGCCATCGACCTCGTGATCACCGACGTGGTGATGCCCGCGATGAACGGCCGCGACCTGGCCCGGGCGCTGCGGGCCCGTCATGCCGGCCTCAGGGTCCTCTTCATGTCCGGCCACTCCGCCGAGGCCGTCCCGGGCGCCCCCGAGGCCCCGCCCTCCCCGTTTCTGCAAAAGCCCTTTTCGATGAAGGACCTGGCCGCCGGGGTTCGATCGGCGCTGGCCGCTCCCGAAGGCGCCTGGACAGTCTGA